Within the Macrobrachium rosenbergii isolate ZJJX-2024 chromosome 25, ASM4041242v1, whole genome shotgun sequence genome, the region CCAAATTTAACCTGATTAAATTTATTCTCTAGGCTGGCAAAGCAATCGAGTTTGAAAGTGAGGGGGCAAGGAGAAGAAGTAGGCAGGATTAATAAGAGAAGCGACAACAGGAATGTCAGCACTACTAGATTTAGGGGTCCAAGTCTGGCTAGCTATTTTCCCACCTGCTTTAGCTGCCACCTTTCTCTTTCGATCCCTCTCTAATTTAGCTAAATGAGAAGCTAAGGTCTTCCATTTTTGTTCACCCCATTCCCTGTGCTCATTACATGTTAGATTGACTGAACAAACCTGCCCTCTGCAATTGGTGCAAAGGGTATGAGAGTCATAAGTCAATTTGGTCATccaggtattgcagcctttgctgcagtacagGTAATGGAAACTAGAAGAGCTATTGTCGGACATAATAAACTAGCTATCAAGTCAAAAACATTATAATCATTGAAAAAACAGGAATATGTCTAAATAACTATGACAAAAGGCTAccgtatgaaaatatttcaccaaATGGGAAGAAAACCAATGATCCAAAAACCAAGCTGCTTTGTCAACACCATGTGTGGACTCTACAAGCGGCAAAAACAAATTGAGCTATAGGctgtgttgttcctctctcttaccctgaaagtgggtggggtcttgtcacctacacaaacaaaagaatcgctaccgcggagttcaaaattcaagctgccattcgagtagaaactcttggctaagtaattactgggtaagttacttatataaaattacatattaatgATTATTTGCAGGCACCTAACTTTAAATATACCATTAAAATTTGGTCCCATAACCATAATTCTAAGCATGCATATCATGAATAAAGCAGCAGAGCCAAAACCTGCAAGTGTCCAGTAAGtctgaacaaaacaaaatgtatgttaactctaaaaaaataatgaaaagctttTATTAAAACTACCTGATTACAATCAAAGttagcaaacaaaaaatataaaaatttcaattatggaaataaaaatttaaaataattttgaagtcaGCATCAATAGTTATATATGACCTTGCATATCTACATTACTAGTAACAAAGGAGGCATGCACTCTTTTATACTCGTTAGTACATTCAAGTCACTTTAATATTCTGGTCTGCCTTACAAAAGTGTGCAATGAATGATTTCCAACATTTACTTGACACCaagtaccttagttttacttaACCACCACTACATTGTCTGAAATGTAATTCATAATCTAATTTTCTGAAAGAGAGCAAAGTTAAAGAGGTAAGGGCTCAATGAGGTTTACTGGTACAATCTAACATTTACAGGTAAGTTGGTATTAGACACTAATTCTATCACACTTACATGTCCCTTCATACAAATGTAGTGTATAACAGAATCATTTAAGATCTTAACCCACAACCTAGTCCTATATCCTGGTCTATCTGCCTATGCAcatgcacatgcatgcatacatacatacatgcacacacacacacttaacccGAGAACTGCTACAAGCCTCTTCAGCGGCTGTGTGGGCGACTGCTATAAGCCTCTTCAGAGCGCCATTTTCTATCTCTACTCTTAAGTTCCCTCTTGacattatttaacttttattattttttcttggcaaAACTATTTGTCTGGTAGAGGTTTTAATGTTTAGaactttattttaatcatatatattatgtataatataccaATTTCTCCATAGATCCAAATCTAActtttttgcaaaggaaaaaagtgaaaagtagttcttttctgtcaaaacttgttttatattaatatattagaatgatgcacaataaaaaaatcatataaaacaacaTACTTACACAATCATATACTTTCTATCACAACGCAATGTACTGTTCAGTAAGGGAAATAAAAGACTTGGCAACTCCCAAAACCTCCGTCAGTATGTGGTTGCCTAGCGTAAATTATGGCAACACTcccgaatgtttttgtttttcttttgagtatCTGATGAGCGGTTGTTTTAACTAAAGGGTAGTTAACATAACAAATAGTATTAGTTACCGCGATAAtaagtgtttgttttgtattagtTATAACTACAGTTCTATTTTGATAACAATGAAAGCGACTTTCACTTGGTTTTCTGTTTTCGGCTACTTTTCACTTTTTGTCGTCATGACTGGACGTTCTCGGAAAAATGAGACTATGGCCTCTTCTAGCAAGGGCTCCGAGAACAccaagacaaaaaggaaaatctgCTTCCCAGAAGAGACAAATATAATGACACAAGGGAAAATCAAAGCACAGCAACAGAAGGAAGTTGGAAGAAAGGGGGGTGTGAAGAGAAGTGGTAGTGGAAAATATGTGCCCCAGGAAAAGAAGCAATACCAAAGTACTTCTTCCTCCATCACACTGACACCATCAAGGAACACATGTGATGCAATACCAAGTGCATCAACTCTTCCATTCATTGCCCAAAATCGTCGTTTACGGAATCTGACCCCTAGCAAATTCTTACCTATGTTATTCACCGAAGACGAAACAGACGAAGACATAGATGATGACATCAACTGTGGAGATAGTGATAGTGGTGAGATAGGGACTTCTGACGACAGCGAAGATGATTATGAAGGAAGATTTCGTTCAGATGGAGGGCACATTGAAGAATGTGAAGAAGAGGATGGTGAAAATGAAATAGGTAACGTACATGATATACGAGAAGGAAATATTCAGTCTTATATTTGGTCAGATGTCAATAACTTTATCCCTGATATTCATCCCTTTGATGGTAACTGTGCTGGTGTAACAAGTGAGTGGCCTTGTGATGACACTGCAAGAGAAAGCGAatattttcttgcacttttcaCTGATGAATTAGTTGGCCTTATTGTCTGTGAAACAAATAAGTATTACCAGTGGGTAATGGAAAATTTCTCTTTTACACAAAATTCAAGAGTTCAGAAATGGCTGGACACGGATCCCcatgaaatttatgtttattttgcattattattactgatgcctCTAATGAAAAAACATGTCTTACAAGACTACTGGAAACAAGACCCTTTGATTCCTACCCCAATTTTCCCCAAATTCATGACCCGCGACAGATTCTTGCTGTTGACCCATTTCATGCACTTTGCTGACAACGGGAATCCAAACTCTAATGATCGAATTTGGAAAATAAGACCATTCCTTAGTTTGGTTGTAGGAAACTTCAAAAGGGTCTTTCATCCTTTCCAGAAAATTGTAATTGATGAGTCTCTAATACTTTTCAAGGGCCGTCTTATTTTCAAGCAATATATCCCAAGCAAGCGTCATCGTTTTGGGGTTAAACTGTTCGTTTTATGCGATTGTGAAACGGGAATAGTGCTTGATATTATAGTATATACTGGCACAGATGTTGATATACCAAAAGAGGATCAAGGTAGCGGTCTGGGCTTCTCGGGAGCGGTAGTCAAGAAAATGATGGCACCGTATATGGGTCACGGACATATATTGTACACAGACAATTGGTATAGTAGTCCTACACTGGCACAATTCCTTCATGATAATGCCACAGGAACATGTGGCACTGTGAGAGAAAGCAGGAAATATATGCCAAAATTTAATGTCCCTCCACCTCTTATGCTAATCCCAGTGACAGTGATACTCCTGATGAGGATGAAACTAAAACTGCAAGAACAAGCCATAAAGCTAAAAAGGAGAAAGCCAAAGGCCAAGACCATACAACGCGAGGCAACTAACAAGATTTTGGCTGTAAAGTGGATAGATAGAAAGCCCGTAACCCTTTTATCAACTGTACATAAAGGTGATATGGTGGACACGGGTAAGGTCCACTACAGGActaaaaagaaaatctgcaaGCCAGATGTTGTTGctgattataatgaaaatatgcgCCTCGTAGATAAGAGTGACTGCCAGCTAAGTGGGACAGAGTGTATGAGGAAATCCTTCAAGTGGTATCACAAAATCGTTCTTCATCTTATAGACATCATAATGCTCAATTCATACAACATTTGGCTTATGAAGACATCAGACCCCActtgcaagaaattaaaatttcgcGAATTCATATACAATGTTTCATACCAACTTCTTGAGGATTATGGCACCGTGACAAACAGTAGACTCGGACGTCGTGGACATCCTCCCGTAGAGGCACCTGATCGCTTGCATGGAGCAGCTTACATAAGCTATCATCATCTCCAATACACAGCATTCAATGAggaccaaaacagaaaaaatcaactAAACTGCTACGTATGCGCCAATACTTCCAGGCGACAAAAGAAACGAACAAGGGTTACAACGATCTGTGCTGAATGCGACGTGCCCCTGTGTCCAACTGACTGCTTTCGTGCATGGCATGCATGGCATACTCAAAAgactttttatgtattattttatgtaatgtctatattcatgatttatttacataggaattttctatatcttttctaTACTTTGGCAATAGGTGGTGGTGGTATTGgtttggtattttctttgttataactATATGTTTGCAAAAGACGaggattatattatttttactcactTTGTTCCTTCAAATATGATAGGTTTTTGTTATTAAACTTGCAAGTAATAAAGATAGAATATGCTCCCTAAATACATCATTTTAACCtactttacaataataacaatggtaataatagttactatatggataaagaaaaaacacctatgaagtaaataaaaaaaaaaaatatgtaaacagtaaTGTTTCTATAGCGACTTGAAAGATCATTCATTTTTCGAGAAGAGAAAGAATTCTTTATTCtaggatttaaaaatattaagtaatctttattatcattacactcaacgatattatacagtataaactgTAATTGTTACATGTCAAACAAAACATCATATAGTGACAAGAAGTGTAGTAAGAAAAATTACGCTATCCTCTACCGGGCCCAACAACAAGCCCGTTATACCAAACTACCTCCCCACCCATGGGTGAGGGCAGACAGACCCGACCCAACCCCCAGAGTACGACCGCACCACCGATTCATCAGGGAAAATGCCACGTCGCgcaataaaattaactttgaatgtttataacaaaataacaaagagaaagaggcaaaaaatattttgatgatacaTGCACGAAGCAATTACAAAGGCATTGGTAAAGATATGTGTCAGATTCTGAAGAGTAGCATTTTTGTCAAGATAGCCGCACCACAGGACTGTTCTAAAATGACATTGACGCATTTCTCGGGTTAAGAAAGGAAAAGATTAGAGAAAAATCCAAGAGCTATGGTAACTAATTTTAAGAACATTAACATGagtaattattgttataattattaatatgaaccctattcatatggaacaagtccatatgtgccattaacttgaaattcaagcttccaaagaatatggtgttcatttgaaagaggtaacagatgGTAATAAGAAACCTTGCCCCCTCCACCTGATATCAAGCTCTTCTACAGGGGCAGACCAACAGactggtgatgaaaaataacctcCCAACCCCTCCATGTACGATCCCTTGAAGAGAACCAATGTGGTCCACTGAGACAAATGCCCCGTCTGAGAGAGCCTTGACACCTACATAACTACCAGGCACTTCTCCAAGAGGACCTCCTGCCATGCTCAGGAAGGCACCACAAATAACTATGCCAGAACTGCgcataacaagaataaaaagatgACATTATCCCTACACCTCCTTGAAGCCTTACACATCAGGTGTGAGAAGCCCTGTCTAAATACCACTCAAGATACTCTTTAATCCCCAGCGTTGACATGAAGGGCATGGCCTGCCAGCATCGCTGGTGAGCAAACCAACCAGGACCCTCCATCCAATGGCAGTAATCATCCCAGTACCACCATCCCCACCCCTGCATCCTCCGATGCTCACACAAGGGAAAGAGTGCACCATCAGTGTCTCAGAGAAGGCTTCGCTCAGGGACAATAATCCCCTAGCACCAAATAAGAATTCAGCACTGCTCTTGCTGCAACGTTGGCCCCCTATTTATACCTCCATCCACATCCCTTGTCTCCAGAATCGCCTCACCCATCTTGAGAATGACCACTGGGCTGCTTGTAA harbors:
- the LOC136852083 gene encoding piggyBac transposable element-derived protein 4-like, which translates into the protein MKATFTWFSVFGYFSLFVVMTGRSRKNETMASSSKGSENTKTKRKICFPEETNIMTQGKIKAQQQKEVGRKGGVKRSGSGKYVPQEKKQYQSTSSSITLTPSRNTCDAIPSASTLPFIAQNRRLRNLTPSKFLPMLFTEDETDEDIDDDINCGDSDSGEIGTSDDSEDDYEGRFRSDGGHIEECEEEDGENEIGNVHDIREGNIQSYIWSDVNNFIPDIHPFDGNCAGVTSEWPCDDTARESEYFLALFTDELVGLIVCETNKYYQWVMENFSFTQNSRVQKWLDTDPHEIYVYFALLLLMPLMKKHVLQDYWKQDPLIPTPIFPKFMTRDRFLLLTHFMHFADNGNPNSNDRIWKIRPFLSLVVGNFKRVFHPFQKIVIDESLILFKGRLIFKQYIPSKRHRFGVKLFVLCDCETGIVLDIIVYTGTDVDIPKEDQGSGLGFSGAVVKKMMAPYMGHGHILYTDNWYSSPTLAQFLHDNATGTCGTVRESRKYMPKFNVPPPLMLIPVTVILLMRMKLKLQEQAIKLKRRKPKAKTIQREATNKILAVKWIDRKPVTLLSTVHKGDMVDTGKVHYRTKKKICKPDVVADYNENMRLVDKSDCQLSGTECMRKSFKWYHKIVLHLIDIIMLNSYNIWLMKTSDPTCKKLKFREFIYNVSYQLLEDYGTVTNSRLGRRGHPPVEAPDRLHGAAYISYHHLQYTAFNEDQNRKNQLNCYEKRGIAGRADLLTTMQSHRQPRELADPSPDSQTTTWTSCQPCGLFDSLQTLGHLNGLNYD